From the Finegoldia magna ATCC 29328 genome, the window TAAATGAAGAATTATTAAAAGAATTTAAAAATCATATCAGCTGTGTTATAGGACCGAGTGGAGCAGGAAAATCTAGTACTTTAAAAAAATTGTTTCCAAATGAAAATTTTGTTTCTGGAAAAATAAGCGAAAAAACTCAGAGAGGAAAACAAACAACTAGACATATCGAAATTAAAATGGTTGATGAAAATACTTATGTTTTGGATACTCCAGGATTTAGTTCTTTTGATTTATCTTTTTTAAAAGATAAATCAGAAATCAAGAATAATTTCTTAGAATTTAGAAAGAACAGTTCAAAATGTAAATTTAATAATTGTGAACACATCAATGAACCGAAATGCGAAATAAAAAAACTTTTAGAATCTGGAGAAATATCTAAAAGTAGATATGATAACTATTTAAAAATTGTAGAAGAATACGAGAAAATTAGGAGGTATTAATGGCTAGTTTGAGTCCGTCTTTGTTGGCGTGTAATTTTTTTGAATTAGAAAAGAACTTAGATATATTAAAAAATAAAGGAATAAGATATTTACATTTAGATGTTATGGATGGAAATTTTGTACCAAATATTTCTTTTGGACCAGCAATTATAAAACAAATCAGAGAAAAATATCCAGAATTTATCTTTGATTGTCACCTTATGGTTAATAAACCAGAGAATGTTATAAATGATATATTGGATGCAGGAGCTGATATAATTACTTTTCACCCAGAAGCAACTTTTCATCCTCATAGAATAATTCAAACTGTTCATAAAGCAGGTAAAAAGTGTGGGTTAGCATTAAATCCTTCTACAGGGTTAGAATCTTGTAAATATATTATTGATGATTTAGATATTATACTTGTAATGAGCGTAAATCCAGGTTTTGGGGGACAATCGTTCATAGAAAGTCAATATTTGAAATTAATAGACGCAAGAAATATGATAAAAGCTTCAAAAAAAGATATTATATTAGAAGTTGATGGAGGAGTTAAAACTTCGAATATTGATAAAGTTTTGGAGTCAGGAGCTGATTTAATCGTAAGTGGATCAGATGTTTTCAATCATAATATTGAATCACAATTAGATATTTATAATCAAAAATTAAAAAGATAGGGAGAATGTTATGAACAAAAATTTGAAGTTTATGGTTGAAGGAGCTATTACTTTAGCTCTTACAGCGGTATTGAACAGTATAGTAATTTTTAAAATGCCAAGAGGAGGATCTGTTTCATTGGCAGGATACGTTCCAATCTTATTATTTGGGCTAAGATGGGGACTCAAACCTGGTATTTTAATAGGACTAATGTATGGGATTTTAGATAGCCTTATAGATCCTTACGTTATCCATCCAATACAATACCTACTAGACTATCCAATAGCTTATATGGCTCTAGGTTTATCAGGATTGGGATGTAATGAGGAAACTTTAAGTGGCAAAATTAATATTAAAATGATTTTAGCGTGTGTATTCGCGGTATTAATGAGAGGTGTAGCTGCTATATTAAGCGGTTATGTATTCTTTAAAGACACATTACCAAAAGATATACCGGCTTTACTGGGATCTTTCTTGTATAATATTACTTATATCGTTCCAAATGGAATTATAGCTATAGTTGTAATTTTAATTTTAATTAAACCTGTATCAAAGGTAAGTAAGAAATGATTGGGTTGATTTGTTGCGCCGGTGAATTGTCTGATAGGATTCTTTTTGAAGAATATTACGAAAAATCAGATTTTAAAATAGCAGTAGATGGTGGTACAAAATATTTTACAGACTATGACAAAGATTTTGATTTCGCTATAGGAGATTTTGATTCTATAAAAATCGAGGATAAAAAATTTCTAGAAGTAAATAACAAGATTTATGAAAAATATAAGCGAAAAAAAGATTTTACTGATTTTGAAGCCGCAATAAATATATTAATAGAAAAAAATTGTAAAACAATATATGCCTTTGGTGCAACAGGAACAAGATTAGATCATACAATGTCGAATTTAATCTACTCAAAAAAATGCTTTGATATTGGAATTGAACTTGTATTTGTTGGAAATAATAACATTATTAAATTCTTAGGCGAAAGCACTGAATGCGTTATGAGATATGATTATATCTCTATTGTAGTATTATCGAATAATGGCATGAGAATTAGATTAAAAGGTTTTGAATACGATAGTGAAAACTTGGATGTGGATTATTGTTCAACATTAACTATTAGCAATAAAATAAAAGATAAAAAAGCATATATAGAATTAATTGAAGGATATGGTCTTTTGATTGATTCTAGAGATTAAAAAAGAGTCGAAATTTCGACTCTTTGTTTTATTCTTCTTCTGTTGTTTTGATAAATTGAGGTCTTTCAACTAAACCTGATCTTAAGCATCTTGTGCACACATTGATTCTTTTTGGTTTGCCATCAACTAAAGCTCTAACTTTTCTGATGTTAGGTGCCCAGCTTCTATTTGAAGATCTTAAAGAAAATGATCTATTATTTCCGAAAGTTCTTGATTTACCACAAATTTCACATTTTTTGGACATAATTACACCTCCTGGTTCTTTTTCAAATGTCTCTTGATATTATAGCATATTTTAAAACAGAATTTCAAGCTTTTAAAGCTAAAATATGTTATAATAATATAGTATTAATATGTAAATTAGAATCTTTGACATAAAAAGAGTATAATATAATTAATTAGGTATCACAAATAGGAGGTAATATGACTACTAAAATTGATAACGAATATGGTTCAATATTAATATCAGATAATATCGTTAGAACTATTGCTAGTGAAACAGCGATGACTTGTTATGGGATTGTTGGACTAGCTTATAAAAATTTGTCAGATGGTTTTTTAATGTTACTCAATAAAGATAATATGAGTAAAGGCGTAAAAGTATATACAAAAAATAATAAAATTGTAATAGATTTGACTGTTGTTTTGGAATATGGTACTAAAATTGCTGTGGTTTGCCAAAATATTATTGATACAGTTAAATATAGTGTAGAAAACAAAACAGGTCTTGAAGTTGAATGTGTTAATGTTCTTGTTCAAGATATGAGAATAAACGAAGGAAAATAGGGGGCACAATGAAGAATGACGCAACACTGTTCAAGAATTGCCTTCTAGCGGGATTTAAGAACTTAGAAAATAAAAGGGAAATAGTTAATAGCTTAAATGTTTTTCCGGTTCCTGATGGAGATACTGGTACCAATATGACATTGACAATTAAATCTGCTATTTCCAAGGTCAATGGCGTAACTGATTTGAGCATTGCAAGTTTAGCGAAAGCTATGAGCGATGGTTCACTTATGGGAGCTAGAGGAAATTCGGGAGTAATTACTTCTCAAATTATGAGGGGTTTTTATAATGGTTTTAAAGATTATACAGAATTTAATATATTAGCATTAAGAGATGGATTTGTTGAAAGTTATAAAACTGCCTACAAAGCTGTAATGAAACCAACAGAAGGAACTATTCTTACAGTTTCTAGATGCATGGGAGAATTTGCTGAAGATAACTACCAAAATTACGAAGATATCAAAGAATTTTTGACAGATATTATTTCTGAAGGTAACAAGGCGCTTCTTAAAACAAAAGAAATGTTACCTGTTTTAAAAGAAGCCGATGTAGTTGATGCAGGTGGACAAGGATTAATGCTATTTTTAGAAGGCGTTTTAAATTACGATAATGAAAAATTAATTTCAGAAACTGTAATAGATGAATCTTCTAGAACTATCAATGAAAACACGAATGTTGTATCTGATGAAGA encodes:
- the rsgA gene encoding ribosome small subunit-dependent GTPase A; the protein is MSDKTGIITKIQRELFYVSIGNNVYPSKAKGNFRNKKITPVVGDKVDIHVENGLGFILKIHPRSVLLHRPEVSNVDKCFVLSSIKSPNINLMLLDKYLLMIEKNNIDCVIVFNKSDLVSDDEKKIFADIYRNIGYKVIFNSNESSHVNEELLKEFKNHISCVIGPSGAGKSSTLKKLFPNENFVSGKISEKTQRGKQTTRHIEIKMVDENTYVLDTPGFSSFDLSFLKDKSEIKNNFLEFRKNSSKCKFNNCEHINEPKCEIKKLLESGEISKSRYDNYLKIVEEYEKIRRY
- the rpe gene encoding ribulose-phosphate 3-epimerase; this translates as MASLSPSLLACNFFELEKNLDILKNKGIRYLHLDVMDGNFVPNISFGPAIIKQIREKYPEFIFDCHLMVNKPENVINDILDAGADIITFHPEATFHPHRIIQTVHKAGKKCGLALNPSTGLESCKYIIDDLDIILVMSVNPGFGGQSFIESQYLKLIDARNMIKASKKDIILEVDGGVKTSNIDKVLESGADLIVSGSDVFNHNIESQLDIYNQKLKR
- the thiT gene encoding energy-coupled thiamine transporter ThiT, translated to MNKNLKFMVEGAITLALTAVLNSIVIFKMPRGGSVSLAGYVPILLFGLRWGLKPGILIGLMYGILDSLIDPYVIHPIQYLLDYPIAYMALGLSGLGCNEETLSGKINIKMILACVFAVLMRGVAAILSGYVFFKDTLPKDIPALLGSFLYNITYIVPNGIIAIVVILILIKPVSKVSKK
- a CDS encoding thiamine diphosphokinase, whose product is MIGLICCAGELSDRILFEEYYEKSDFKIAVDGGTKYFTDYDKDFDFAIGDFDSIKIEDKKFLEVNNKIYEKYKRKKDFTDFEAAINILIEKNCKTIYAFGATGTRLDHTMSNLIYSKKCFDIGIELVFVGNNNIIKFLGESTECVMRYDYISIVVLSNNGMRIRLKGFEYDSENLDVDYCSTLTISNKIKDKKAYIELIEGYGLLIDSRD
- the rpmB gene encoding 50S ribosomal protein L28 yields the protein MSKKCEICGKSRTFGNNRSFSLRSSNRSWAPNIRKVRALVDGKPKRINVCTRCLRSGLVERPQFIKTTEEE
- a CDS encoding Asp23/Gls24 family envelope stress response protein, with translation MTTKIDNEYGSILISDNIVRTIASETAMTCYGIVGLAYKNLSDGFLMLLNKDNMSKGVKVYTKNNKIVIDLTVVLEYGTKIAVVCQNIIDTVKYSVENKTGLEVECVNVLVQDMRINEGK